One window of the Procambarus clarkii isolate CNS0578487 chromosome 89, FALCON_Pclarkii_2.0, whole genome shotgun sequence genome contains the following:
- the LOC138359166 gene encoding uncharacterized protein isoform X3, with translation MYSKVVWTPNLVRQVKRAFRIVRRDEDGHNCVRRGKRPPLLLTLCSTIDLCTPNTSNCRRTGWRGQQTPIAPTLSAHNLLIFPAPSQLNNCRRTGWRGRQTPIAPTLSAHNLLNFPAPSQLNFRLWDRCS, from the exons attcaaaggtggtctggacacccaatttggtcagacaggtgaagagagcttttaggatagttcgaagagatgaagatggtcacaattgtgttcgaagaggcaaacgcccccctttgctcctgacattatgttcaaccattgacctctgcacacctaacacaag caactgccgtcgcacAGGGTGGCGGGGCCaacagacccccatcgctccaacgctcagcgcccataatttgctcatcttcccagctccatcgcagctaaa caactgccgtcgcacggggtggcggggccgacagacccccatcgctccaacgctcagcgcccataatttgctcaacttcccagctccatcgcagctaa
- the LOC138359166 gene encoding uncharacterized protein isoform X5, with amino-acid sequence MYSKVVWTPNLVRQVKRAFRIVRRDEDGHNCVRRGKRPPLLLTLCSTIDLCTPNTSNCRRTGWRGQQTPIAPTLSAHNLLIFPAPSQLNNCRRTGWRGRQTPIAPTLSAHNLLNFPAPSQLKLWDRCS; translated from the exons attcaaaggtggtctggacacccaatttggtcagacaggtgaagagagcttttaggatagttcgaagagatgaagatggtcacaattgtgttcgaagaggcaaacgcccccctttgctcctgacattatgttcaaccattgacctctgcacacctaacacaag caactgccgtcgcacAGGGTGGCGGGGCCaacagacccccatcgctccaacgctcagcgcccataatttgctcatcttcccagctccatcgcagctaaa caactgccgtcgcacggggtggcggggccgacagacccccatcgctccaacgctcagcgcccataatttgctcaacttcccagctccatcgcagctaaa